In Felis catus isolate Fca126 chromosome C2, F.catus_Fca126_mat1.0, whole genome shotgun sequence, a single window of DNA contains:
- the LOC123379779 gene encoding keratin-associated protein 21-1-like: MNGMFCQLLTVYKGPRLVEDTQFTTSSRNPREISSLDKMCCNYGNSCGYGCGYGYGCGYGPYYGCSYGPGYGCGYGCGYGSCCGYGTRYGCGCGYGSGCCGYRPFCYRRCYSSCC; encoded by the coding sequence ATGAATGGTATGTTCTGCCAATTACTGACAGTATATAAAGGTCCAAGGCTAGTAGAAGACACACAGTTCACCACATCCTCTCGCAACCCACGTGAAATCTCTTCTCTTGACAAGATGTGTTGCAACTACGGCAACTCCTGTGGCTATGGCTGTGGCTATGGCTATGGCTGTGGCTATGGGCCCTATTATGGCTGTAGTTATGGACCTGGCTATGGCTGTGGATATGGCTGTGGATACGGCTCCTGCTGTGGCTATGGCACCAGAtatggctgtggctgtggctatGGCTCTGGTTGCTGTGGCTACCGGCCATTTTGCTATAGAAGATGTTATTCTTCTTGCTGCTAG
- the LOC123379780 gene encoding keratin-associated protein 21-1-like, with amino-acid sequence MCYNYGNSCGSGCGYGYGCGCGPYYGCGYGLRYGCGYGSGYGCGYGSCCGYGCGYGCGYGYGSNCCGYRPYFYRRCYSSCC; translated from the coding sequence ATGTGTTACAACTACGGCAACTCCTGTGGCTCTGGCTGTGGATATGGCTATGGCTGTGGATGTGGTCCCTATTATGGCTGTGGTTATGGCCTCCGTTATGGCTGTGGCTATGGCTCAGGGTATGGCTGTGGCTATGGCTCCTGCTGTGGATATGGCTGTGGATATGGCTGTGGCTATGGCTATGGCTCCAACTGCTGTGGCTACCGGCCATATTTCTATAGAAGATGTTATTCCTCTTGCTGTTAG